In Bacteroides cellulosilyticus, the genomic stretch GGTAGCATCGAAGTAGGCAAGAAGGGAGATTTTGTAGTGCTGAATTCCGATAATTACCATTTCCTGCCTTATTATGTCGGTATGAATTGTGTAAATACTACCATCAAAGAAGGAGTGATTTATCCTGTATTGTAAAACCTTTAAAGAAAAATACCATGTTAGTTGATTTAACAGTAAAAGAATTTCTGAATAAAGTGGCGGGCAGTGATCCCGTCCCCGGTGGCGGAAGTATTGCTGCCCTGAACGGTGCCGTAGCTTCGGCACTTGCCGCTATGGTTGCTAACCTCACCATCGGCAAGAAGAATTACGAAGAACACGAGGAACTTATGAACCATATTGCTTCTCTCGCACTGAGAGAGAAAGACGTATTCATAGCTGATATAGATCGTGACTCGGAAGCCTATGATGCCGTATTTGCCTGCTTCAAAATGCCCAAGGCTACCGATGAAGAAAAAGCTGCCCGCAGCGCTGCCATTCAGGAAGCTACTAAGTATGCCGCTTTAGTCCCCATGCAAGTAGCTCGTAATGCCTACGAGATGATGTCGGTAATTGCCGACGTTGCCCGTTTGGGAAACCGTAATGCAGTGACTGATGCTTGTGTGGCCATGATGTCCGCCCGTACAGCTGTATTGGGTGCCTTGCTGAACGTTCGCATCAATCTGGGTTCCATCAAAGACAAAACCTTTGCAGATGAACTCCAAAGAGAAGCCGATGTGCTGGAACGCTTGGCTTGTGACCGTGAAAAAGAAGTATTGGATGTTGTTAACCAAGAATTACGAGTATGAAAAACGTCTATCATATAGGGTCCGGTGAACTCACATTCGACATCATCGAACGAATTATCAACGAGAATCTGAAACTGGAACTGGCTCCCGAAGCCAAAGAACGGATACAGAAATGCCGCGACTACCTCGATCATAAGATAGCCGAGTCCGAAGAACCTTTGTACGGTATCACCACAGGCTTCGGTTCCCTGTGTAGCAAAAATATATCCCCCGATGAACTGGGCACCTTGCAGGAAAACCTGATAAAGAGTCATGCTTGCAGCGTCGGTGAAGAAATACGTCCCGTCATCGTCAAACTAATGATGTTGCTGAAAGCACATGCCCTTTCTCTGGGACATAGCGGTGTGCAAGTCATTACCGTACAGCGTATCCTCGATTTCTTCAACAATGATGTGATGCCCATTGTCTACGACCGCGGTTCGCTCGGTGCATCCGGTGATCTGGCTCCTCTTGCCAATCTCTTCCTGCCGCTTATCGGTGTGGGCGATGTTTATTATAAAGGTAAGAAGCGCGAAGCTATTAATGTCCTCGATGAGTTCGGTTGGGAACCGGTGAAACTTATGAGTAAAGAAGGCCTTGCCCTGCTCAACGGTACGCAGTTTATGAGTGCCAATGGTGTGTTTGCCATTCTGAAAGCCTTCCGTCTCTCCAAGAAAGCCGACCTTATTGCCGCTCTTTCACTCGAAGCTTTTGATGGGCGTATCGATCCTTTTATGGATTGTATCCAGCAAATTCGTCCGCACCGGGGGCAAATTGAGACAGGCGATAATTTCCGTAAACTCCTGGAAGGCAGTGAAATCATAGCTCAATACAAAGCCCATGTACAAGATCCGTACTCTTTCCGTTGTATCCCTCAGGTGCATGGTGCAACGAAAGATGCTATTCGTTATGTTTCTTCTGTACTGCTGACTGAAATCAATTCCGTAACAGACAATCCAACCATCTTTCCCGATGAAGACCGCATCATCTCCGGTGGAAATTTCCATGGTCAGCCGCTTGCCATTTCTTATGACTTCCTGGGCATTGCCCTTGCCGAATTAGGTAACATTTCGGAGCGACGGGTGGCACAGCTCATTATGGGACTGCGCGGTTTGCCCGAATTTCTGGTGGCCAATCCCGGTCTGAACTCCGGCTTTATGATACCGCAATACGCTGCTGCCTCCATGGTCAGCCAGAATAAGATGTATTGTTATGCTGCCAGCAGTGATTCCATTGTTTCCTCCAACGGACAGGAAGACCATGTTAGTATGGGAGCTAATGCAGCTACCAAATTGTATCGCATCATGGACAATCTGGAACATATTCTCTCCATTGAATTGATGAATGCCGTACAGGGAATTGAATTCCGTCGCCCGTTAAAGACCTCTCCTGCTTTGGAACGCTTCCTGAACGAATATCGCAAAGAGGTCCCTTTTATTAAAGACGACATTGTCATGTATAAGGAAATTCATAAGACAGTGGCATTTCTGAACCGGACGAAGTTCGATTATTGACATTCTTCCCAATAAATCTGCCGGAAGCATAATAAACATTAATATAGTTAATCTTTCAAAGGAAACTCAATTGGCGAATTGAGTTTTCTTTCTATATTTGCCCAGTTTTATTCCGAAAGTGGACATTCTTCTACTTGAAATCTAAAAAATTAAAGAGAAAATTGAAATGAAAACGGGCGACAATATGAGAGAACACCCTCAAAGATTAGAATTGCGGGAGCGTATCATCGATACTGCTCTGAATTCTTTTGCTACTCACGGTATCAAGAGTATTACGATGGATGACATTGCTGCGGCACTGGGCATATCCAAACGTACTTTGTATG encodes the following:
- a CDS encoding cyclodeaminase/cyclohydrolase family protein, translated to MLVDLTVKEFLNKVAGSDPVPGGGSIAALNGAVASALAAMVANLTIGKKNYEEHEELMNHIASLALREKDVFIADIDRDSEAYDAVFACFKMPKATDEEKAARSAAIQEATKYAALVPMQVARNAYEMMSVIADVARLGNRNAVTDACVAMMSARTAVLGALLNVRINLGSIKDKTFADELQREADVLERLACDREKEVLDVVNQELRV
- the hutH gene encoding histidine ammonia-lyase, producing the protein MKNVYHIGSGELTFDIIERIINENLKLELAPEAKERIQKCRDYLDHKIAESEEPLYGITTGFGSLCSKNISPDELGTLQENLIKSHACSVGEEIRPVIVKLMMLLKAHALSLGHSGVQVITVQRILDFFNNDVMPIVYDRGSLGASGDLAPLANLFLPLIGVGDVYYKGKKREAINVLDEFGWEPVKLMSKEGLALLNGTQFMSANGVFAILKAFRLSKKADLIAALSLEAFDGRIDPFMDCIQQIRPHRGQIETGDNFRKLLEGSEIIAQYKAHVQDPYSFRCIPQVHGATKDAIRYVSSVLLTEINSVTDNPTIFPDEDRIISGGNFHGQPLAISYDFLGIALAELGNISERRVAQLIMGLRGLPEFLVANPGLNSGFMIPQYAAASMVSQNKMYCYAASSDSIVSSNGQEDHVSMGANAATKLYRIMDNLEHILSIELMNAVQGIEFRRPLKTSPALERFLNEYRKEVPFIKDDIVMYKEIHKTVAFLNRTKFDY